A section of the Streptomyces sp. CG1 genome encodes:
- a CDS encoding amidohydrolase family protein, whose product MTDAVSGGDPYLIISSDCHAGLPTEEYRPYLESRFHRDFDEFLAGQGRRREEMTRLGIRNEAFADRWFRDNEEGLRGGWDTARRLKELDGDGVAAEVVFPDADAVDSRTAAPFGVGLGLSGDQDPELGMAGAQAHNRWLADFVSAHPERHCGVALLPITGEVSEAVAEVHRAKESGLGALMIPAMWADKKPYHDRRYDPVWAAAAECRMPVLTHSGAAPRAEYGDHLGIFVSEVTWWPARPLWFLLWSGVFERHPGLCFGVAESGCWWLPNLLWFMDRLYLGAHGGKKLSPFEGLKRPPHEYLDRQIFVCATNTKRRELAQRYEIGVDNILWGSDFPHPEGTWPDTRAWLRRTFHDIPVAETRRMLGLAAAEVFGFDVAKLAPLARRIGPAPADLGQPADQTAVEASWARSRETGRHWLTDHDFPVLGTDPGFPVLGTDPGFPVPGVTR is encoded by the coding sequence GTGACCGACGCTGTTTCCGGCGGGGACCCGTATCTGATCATCTCCTCCGACTGCCACGCCGGGCTGCCCACCGAGGAGTACCGGCCCTATCTGGAGTCCCGGTTCCACCGGGACTTCGACGAGTTCCTCGCGGGCCAGGGCCGGCGCCGCGAGGAGATGACCCGGCTCGGCATCCGCAACGAGGCCTTCGCCGACCGGTGGTTCCGGGACAACGAGGAAGGCCTGCGCGGTGGTTGGGACACCGCGCGGCGCCTGAAGGAGCTGGACGGGGACGGGGTGGCCGCCGAGGTGGTCTTCCCGGACGCCGACGCCGTCGACAGCCGTACCGCCGCCCCCTTCGGCGTGGGCCTCGGCCTCTCCGGCGACCAGGACCCGGAGCTGGGCATGGCGGGCGCGCAGGCCCACAACCGCTGGCTCGCCGACTTCGTCTCCGCACACCCCGAGCGGCACTGCGGAGTCGCCCTGCTGCCGATCACCGGCGAGGTCTCCGAGGCTGTCGCCGAGGTCCACCGGGCCAAGGAGTCCGGCCTCGGCGCCCTGATGATCCCGGCCATGTGGGCGGACAAGAAGCCGTACCACGACCGCCGTTACGACCCCGTGTGGGCGGCCGCCGCCGAGTGCCGTATGCCGGTGCTCACCCACTCCGGCGCCGCCCCGCGCGCGGAGTACGGCGACCACCTCGGCATCTTTGTGAGCGAGGTGACCTGGTGGCCCGCCCGGCCGCTGTGGTTCCTGCTCTGGTCCGGCGTCTTCGAACGCCACCCGGGGCTGTGCTTCGGTGTCGCCGAGTCCGGCTGCTGGTGGCTGCCGAACCTGCTGTGGTTCATGGACCGCCTCTACCTCGGCGCGCACGGCGGCAAGAAGCTCTCCCCGTTCGAGGGGCTGAAGCGTCCGCCGCACGAGTACCTGGACCGGCAGATCTTCGTCTGCGCCACCAACACCAAGCGGCGCGAGCTGGCCCAGCGGTACGAGATCGGCGTCGACAACATCCTGTGGGGCAGCGACTTCCCGCACCCCGAGGGCACCTGGCCCGACACGCGCGCGTGGCTGCGCCGTACCTTCCACGACATTCCCGTCGCCGAGACCCGCCGCATGCTCGGCCTCGCCGCCGCCGAGGTCTTCGGCTTCGACGTGGCGAAGCTCGCGCCCCTGGCCCGCCGTATCGGCCCGGCCCCCGCCGACCTCGGCCAGCCGGCCGACCAGACGGCCGTCGAGGCGTCCTGGGCACGCTCGCGCGAGACGGGCCGGCACTGGCTGACGGACCACGACTTCCCGGTGCTGGGGACCGATCCCGGCTTTCCGGTGCTGGGGACCGACC
- a CDS encoding SDR family NAD(P)-dependent oxidoreductase, which translates to MDLQAGQVAVVTGAASGIGLAMARRFAAEGLKVVLADVEETALDKAAADLRAEGADVHARVVDVGERAQVMELAEAAYDTYGAVHVLCNNAGVGSGAEGRMWEHDPNDWRWAFAVNVWGVFHGVQAFVPRMIKSGQPGHVVNTSSGDGGIAPLPTASVYAVTKAAVVTLTESLYAHLKAEHARVGASVLFPGPHMLRTGLWESHRNRPARYAKQRPRRTPYRSLDQWEAAMRAAGKEVRFTPAEEVAGLVVAGIREDRFWLLPASEHSDAQIRARSRSMLDRANPSYLESFVLD; encoded by the coding sequence ATGGACCTCCAGGCCGGACAGGTCGCCGTCGTCACTGGCGCGGCGAGCGGGATAGGGCTCGCGATGGCCCGGCGGTTCGCCGCCGAGGGCCTGAAGGTGGTCCTCGCCGACGTGGAGGAGACCGCCCTGGACAAGGCCGCGGCGGACCTGCGGGCCGAGGGCGCCGACGTGCACGCGCGCGTGGTCGACGTCGGCGAACGTGCCCAGGTCATGGAACTGGCCGAGGCGGCGTACGACACGTATGGCGCCGTGCACGTCCTGTGCAACAACGCGGGCGTCGGCTCGGGCGCCGAGGGCCGGATGTGGGAGCACGACCCGAACGACTGGCGGTGGGCCTTCGCCGTCAATGTGTGGGGTGTCTTCCATGGCGTCCAGGCGTTCGTACCCAGGATGATCAAGTCGGGTCAACCCGGTCATGTGGTCAATACATCCTCCGGCGACGGCGGTATCGCACCGCTGCCGACCGCCTCCGTGTACGCGGTCACCAAGGCCGCCGTCGTCACCCTGACCGAGTCCCTGTACGCGCATCTGAAGGCCGAGCACGCGCGCGTGGGCGCCTCGGTGCTCTTCCCCGGCCCGCACATGCTGCGCACCGGCCTGTGGGAGTCGCACCGCAACCGCCCCGCCCGCTACGCCAAACAGCGCCCGCGCAGGACCCCGTACCGCAGCCTCGACCAGTGGGAGGCGGCGATGCGCGCGGCCGGCAAGGAGGTCCGCTTCACGCCCGCCGAGGAGGTCGCGGGCCTCGTCGTGGCCGGCATCCGCGAGGACCGCTTCTGGCTGCTGCCGGCGAGCGAGCACAGCGACGCCCAGATCCGCGCGCGGTCCCGCTCGATGCTGGACCGGGCGAACCCGTCGTACCTCGAAAGCTTCGTACTCGACTGA
- a CDS encoding acetoacetate decarboxylase family protein yields the protein MARVRYGARTEREIAATRTASARLPGIWSTGVVAVWETGPDAIAAVLPPPLKPTGSPLVRVNISTVDLPGYPLGAGSFAVAAAHGTVEGWYPLVMPMTHERALTGGREVFGEPKKLGEVTVERDGQGVCAALSRHGIAFVEVRGTLGGELPLPEPSHKTDFYFKFLPAVDGSGFDIDPVLVHCVRHEKVRRLERITGEVVLRESAYDPVADLPVLRLREITLGEKTSDQSGRVVERVDAQALLPYIHQRYDDPLQILDAPPEGSA from the coding sequence ATGGCACGCGTACGGTACGGCGCACGGACCGAGCGGGAGATCGCCGCGACCCGCACCGCGAGCGCGCGGCTTCCCGGCATCTGGTCCACCGGGGTGGTGGCCGTCTGGGAGACCGGCCCGGACGCCATCGCCGCGGTGCTGCCGCCACCCCTGAAACCCACCGGCAGCCCGCTCGTGCGGGTGAACATCAGCACCGTCGACCTGCCCGGATACCCGCTCGGCGCGGGCTCGTTCGCGGTCGCCGCCGCGCACGGCACAGTCGAGGGCTGGTATCCGCTGGTCATGCCGATGACCCATGAGCGCGCCCTCACCGGCGGGCGGGAGGTCTTCGGCGAGCCCAAGAAACTCGGCGAGGTGACGGTCGAACGCGACGGCCAGGGCGTGTGCGCGGCGCTGTCCCGGCACGGCATCGCGTTCGTCGAGGTGCGCGGCACGCTCGGCGGTGAGCTGCCCTTGCCGGAGCCTTCGCACAAGACCGACTTCTACTTCAAGTTCCTTCCCGCCGTGGACGGTTCGGGCTTCGACATCGACCCGGTGCTGGTCCACTGCGTGCGCCACGAGAAGGTGCGCCGGCTGGAGCGGATCACCGGGGAGGTCGTCCTGCGCGAGTCGGCGTACGACCCCGTGGCCGACCTCCCGGTGCTGCGGCTGCGCGAGATCACCCTCGGCGAGAAGACCAGCGACCAGAGCGGCCGGGTCGTGGAACGGGTCGACGCCCAGGCCCTGTTGCCGTACATCCACCAGCGCTACGACGATCCGCTGCAGATCCTCGACGCGCCGCCCGAGGGGAGTGCGTGA
- a CDS encoding TetR/AcrR family transcriptional regulator, with translation MAGGTRSALTREAVLDAAAALVKRHGPDALTMRGLAAALGTAVTSIYWHVGGREALLDALVERTVAELGEIRPRGRTPEERVVGVARDLRRQLRGHPHLVALVHERGLTERMFLPAQRVLVWEAHAAGLRGARAAEFVRAVQFQVVGHVLVERNRERAPAQHPDEQELWSTETAGDDPALARALALPVDTERLFETAARALVRSLLAPTSPTRPSDSVL, from the coding sequence ATGGCGGGTGGGACGAGAAGCGCGCTGACCCGGGAGGCGGTGCTGGACGCCGCCGCCGCTCTGGTGAAGCGGCACGGGCCGGACGCGCTCACCATGCGGGGGCTCGCCGCGGCGCTGGGTACGGCCGTGACCTCGATCTACTGGCATGTCGGCGGCCGTGAGGCTCTGCTCGACGCCCTCGTGGAGCGGACCGTGGCCGAGCTGGGAGAGATCCGGCCCCGCGGACGCACACCCGAGGAGCGCGTGGTCGGTGTCGCTCGCGACCTGCGCCGGCAACTGCGCGGCCATCCGCATCTGGTGGCGCTGGTGCACGAGCGGGGGCTGACCGAGCGGATGTTCCTGCCGGCCCAGCGGGTGCTGGTGTGGGAGGCGCATGCCGCCGGGCTGCGCGGCGCCCGGGCCGCCGAGTTCGTACGGGCCGTGCAGTTCCAGGTCGTCGGGCATGTACTGGTGGAACGCAACCGCGAGCGGGCACCGGCACAGCACCCCGACGAGCAGGAGCTGTGGAGCACCGAGACCGCCGGGGACGACCCCGCACTGGCGCGTGCGCTGGCCCTGCCGGTGGACACGGAGCGGCTCTTCGAGACGGCCGCGAGAGCGCTGGTACGGTCGCTGCTGGCGCCGACTTCACCCACCCGCCCGTCCGACTCGGTTCTCTGA
- a CDS encoding DEDDh family exonuclease codes for MLEDRATAVSSPTQWPAAYPKGYAVVDVETTGLARDDRIISAAVYRLDERGEVEDHWYTLVNPERDPGPVWIHGLTSEVLEGAPLFTDIAEEFAARLDGRVLVAHNAVFDWQMIAREYARAQREAPVRQRLCTIALSKELGLPLPNFKLESLAAHYGVVQQRAHHALDDARVLAEAFRPSLRTAAAGGVRLPLLECRPLTEWSDRPVPRQSSGGYGGYSGYRSSSWRPSRKRPACPHPNPGRYEDGKHLKQGMRVAFSGDTSVDRELLEDRATEAGLHVATSISRLTSLLVTNDPDSGTSKVVKARQFGTPVVDEAAFGQLLRDVEPADE; via the coding sequence ATGCTCGAAGACCGTGCGACCGCAGTGTCCTCCCCCACCCAGTGGCCGGCCGCGTATCCGAAGGGATACGCGGTCGTTGACGTGGAGACCACCGGCCTGGCCCGGGACGACCGCATCATCTCGGCAGCCGTCTACCGGCTGGACGAGCGCGGCGAGGTCGAGGACCACTGGTACACACTGGTCAACCCGGAGCGCGATCCGGGACCCGTATGGATACACGGTCTGACGAGCGAGGTACTCGAAGGGGCGCCGCTCTTCACGGACATCGCCGAGGAGTTCGCGGCCCGGCTGGACGGCCGGGTGCTGGTCGCGCACAACGCCGTCTTCGACTGGCAGATGATCGCGCGGGAGTACGCGCGCGCACAGCGCGAGGCGCCGGTGCGTCAGCGGCTGTGCACCATCGCGCTGTCGAAGGAGCTGGGGCTGCCGCTGCCCAACTTCAAGCTGGAGTCGCTGGCGGCGCACTACGGCGTCGTACAGCAGCGGGCGCACCACGCGCTGGACGACGCGCGCGTGCTGGCGGAGGCGTTCCGGCCCAGTCTGCGGACAGCCGCCGCGGGCGGCGTACGGCTGCCGTTGCTGGAGTGCCGGCCGCTGACGGAGTGGTCGGACCGCCCGGTGCCCCGCCAGTCGTCCGGCGGATACGGGGGCTACAGCGGCTACCGGTCGAGCAGTTGGCGCCCCTCCCGCAAAAGGCCCGCATGCCCCCACCCCAATCCGGGGCGCTACGAAGACGGCAAACACCTCAAACAGGGCATGCGGGTGGCGTTCTCCGGCGACACCTCCGTCGACCGCGAGCTGCTGGAGGACCGGGCCACCGAGGCCGGCCTGCATGTGGCGACCAGCATCTCCCGGCTGACCAGCCTGCTGGTGACCAACGACCCCGACTCGGGCACGTCCAAGGTGGTCAAGGCACGGCAGTTCGGCACGCCGGTCGTCGACGAGGCCG